Genomic window (Mesorhizobium sp. M4B.F.Ca.ET.058.02.1.1):
GGTCAAGCTGGCCATTCGAAATGGGCTCGTAAAGCACCTGATGGAAGAGGCCTTGGCGGCAGGCATTGATCTTTCGGTCTCGACGGCGCAGGACTACGCAGAAGGCTATGTGAATAACCTCCAAGCGCGCCTTGCAGGCGGCCCTGAGCAAAACCTAGGCCTTCCGAGCATGCCATCATTCCAGAGTGTGGCAAGCAATGTGCCCTTCGTCGGCATTGCCTTATCCTAGCCGTCGCCTTGCGCGGAAGCTTTGGCTCGCGCGCTGAGATAAGGGTCATTGTGGCACAAGCAGGGGTTCATCCGCATCAACGCAAGCGGTGTTCCTGACGCCATCTTGATCGGACTGTGAGGGAGATGTCCGAAGTCTGTGAAGGCTTCGGTATATGACGACTTCAGAGTTACGCTGAGCCCAGCCATCTCGAGCCGGTGCGCCGGGTCGAGGTTTTCACGGGCGCCGGCCGGCAGCGGGAATGGTCTCCGGAAGGCACGGCGCGGATGGTGGCGGAGCTGGCGCAGCCGAAGGAACGGCTGTCGCGCGCCCAGGGCGGCCTCCCGAACAGCCAGACGATGATCTCCTGCGGCCTATATCCTTGTGCCCACGCTCAAGGCAGTCGGCTGAAAACAGCGCTGATTTAAAACAGCATTATCCTGCACTGCACCCTCGATCCTTGCGCTCACCGATCGCTCGTCGACACGCACGCGGTCAAGTCGTTATCGGCGCTATGCCGATGGGCTTCGAGAGCAAGGTGGACGCTGAGCGGTGCGTCAGCCTCAGGGCGCGGCTGGCCAGCTTTGGGTCTCACGCTCTATGACGGCAACACCCGGCTGATCCACTTGGCCTGTTCGGGGGCTCCCGGCAGCGGCGCGGAAGCCACGGTCCGCCTTCCTCGGCTTCAGGCCAAAGACACCGCAGCATGCTCCAGAGCTATGTCTGCCGCCTTCGCCCCATCGTCGCTGGTCATGTGGAAAGGACAAGCAGGCTACGCACCCCATAATCCCGTCGGGCAGGATTCGACAGTCGACGGCGAGACATTCGCCAAACCTCACCCTTGATTCTCAGCAACGTTAAAAAAAATTCACATAATGTTCGTGAGCGTAGTCTCCTGTCAGGTGGTACATTAGCCCCAATATCTGGCGTCTTAGTCGTAGAAAGGACTGTGATCCATCTTCCATTAGCATCCATACCAGCGGATTTACAGCAAATGACGAGAAGAGATCTCATGCGGATTGATGGGGATAGAAGGGCTAGCGGCTTGCTGCATCCCGTCCGGGTTGATGCCAACCAATGTTGACACTGGTAAATCGCGTAAGGACGGCAGCGCATCTTGATCGCCTTCGAATCCTGGGCCTTTGCGCGCATGCGGATCTAACCGTCGGCGAGCTGGCCGATATTACCAGTCTGCCTCGCGAGCAGGTTCGACGCCACGTCCGGCGGCTGGTCAGAGCCAACTTTCTTTGCTGCAACGAACAACGTCCGCAGTCTTCGTACCATATGCAAGCAGGAGGCAAGGATGGCGGGCTGGCTCAATTGGTGGTCGATCTCCTGCCCCACGATGATGGTCATCATAAAAGAGACCTACAACGCCTGGAAGCAATACAAGACGCGCGGTTGAAGGGACCGCCTGCTTGATCGTGAAATAGATCAGTCCAAATGGAGCGCGACTACCATGGATAACTCCGCCGGCGGCGCCATCGCGCAGCCCGACACTTACGGGCGGCCTCACTTAGCCGCCGTCGACTCCCGCGTTCGCGAACTGCTTCTAAGACAGGAGCGCCAGGAGCGGACAACTCTCAAACTGATCGCCTCCGAGAACTTTGCCTCCTCGGCGGTGTTGGAAGCGACCGGGTCGATTTTCACCAACAAGTATGCCGAGGGATACCCCGGTGCGCGCTACTACGCCGGAAACGAGATCGTCGATGAGCTTGAGACCCTCGCGATCGAGCGCCTGAAAGCGCTATTTGGCAGTGAACACGCCAACGTCCAGCCTTATTCAGGCTCGCCAGCCAACCAGGCTGTCTATCGCGCGCTTTTGAGCCCCCGTGACAAAGTGATGGGCTTGCCTTTACCCGAAGGCGGCCATCTGACTCACGGTTGGTCCGTCAATTTTTCCGGCAGCGATTATCAGCGCGTCCCGTACAGGCTGCACGAAAAGACACAGCAAATTGACTATGACCACTTGCGCGAGACCGCCAAGCGGGAACGCCCGAAGCTAATTTGGGTCGGCGGAACTGCTTATCCGCGTATTTTTGACTACGCGGCAATGGCCGAAATTGCTTCGGAGGTGAACTCGTATCTGGTGGCTGACATCGCCCACATCAGCGGCCTGGTTGTCGCAGGAGTGCATCCGAACCCCGTGCCCCATTGCGATGTGGTCACCAGCACCTCTCACAAGTCGATCCGCGGTCCCCGGGGTGGCTTCATTTTATCAAGGAATGAAGACCGTTATCAGCCCCTCCATCATCCGAAGAGCAAACACAATCTGGCCAAACGTATAGACCGCGCCGTGTTCCCTCTTCTGCAAGGCGGACCGCATATGAATACTATCGCCGCGCTTGCCGTCGCTTTGCAGGAAGCAGCGAACTCGTCCTTTCGTGTCTACGGTCAGCAGATCGTCCACAACGCCAAGGCTCTGGCCCAGGCGCTTCTGGAGCGAGGTTATGAACTCGTCACCGGGGGCACTGACAATCACATGCTGATCCTTGATCTTCGGGACCGGCCGCTGTCAGGCAAAGCCTATGCGGAGCGCTTATCGCGTGCAGGCATCATTGCGAATTTCAATATGGTCCCGGGCGACCGGCGGCATCCGGCGCTGACAAGCGGCATCCGCTTAGGGACGCCAGCGGTGACGTCCATGGGCATGCGCGAAACGGAGATGGTGCAGATCGCCGCTTTCATCGACTCGGTCTGCCGCCAGCCCGATGACCAGGAAGTTCATGCGAGCGTACGAAGAGACGTTGCCGACTTCTGCACTGCGTTCGATGTTCCCGGCATCCCCGACAGATAAGCCACCCCAATCCAGAAACTCCTCACTAACTCCAGCACTTGAAGCGAGGGCATTTTTATGACCAGGCAGTTCGTGTTCTCTTCCGAATCCGTCGGCGCGGGACACCCCGATAAGATGGCAGACAACATCTCCGATGCCATTCTCGATGCGGTCCTGCGCACCGATCCGAAGGCGCGCGTCGCCTGTGAAGTGTTGGTGAAGACGGGGATGGTCGTTGTGGCTGGCGAGATCACCAGCCATGCCCACATCGATTACAGCCAAGTCGCCCGCGATACGATACTCGATATTGGCTACGACGATGATGCGATTGGCTTTGATGGTCGACGTTGCGCCGTCGTTCTGGCCCTCACCGAGCAGTCGCCCGACATAAGCCAGGGCGTTGATGAAGGACGAGGGCAGGATCTCGGGCAGGGGGCAGGGGATCAGGGCATCATGTTTGGATTCGCATGCAACGAGACGGATACATTGATGCCCCTGCCGATCCAACTCGCTCACCATTTGACGAAAAGACAGGCCGAGGTCCGGAAAGCGGGACAGCTTGGCTGGCTGCGTCCGGACGTGAAATCTCAAGTGTCCGTACGCTACGAAGGGCTCCGCCCGGTGGCGCTGGATACCATAGTCCTGTCGACGCAGCATGACGAAGCGGTCTCACAAGCCACGGTCCGCGAAGGCGTCATTGAGGAGATCATAAAACCGGTCCTGCCGGCCCACCTGGATACTTCGGGGATCAGATTTCTGGTCAACCCAACAGGGCGGTTCGTGGTCGGTGGGCCTGCCGGCGACTGCGGCCTCACAGGACGGAAGATCATCGTCGATTCCTACGGTGGGACCGGGCGTCACGGCGGCGGTGCCTTTTCGGGCAAGGACCCATCCAAGGTTGACCGCTCGGCGGCCTATGCCGCCCGGTATGTCGCGAAGAACATCGTTGCCAGCGGCCTTGCGGAGGTCTGCGAGGTTCAGCTTGCCTACGCGATCGGCGTGGCCAGTCCGGTTTCTGTCATGGTCAATACTTTCGGAACCGCAAGGATCGAGGAAAAAAGGATCGAGCGCCTTGTTCTCGAGGTTTTCAATCTCCGACCGAAAGGCATCATCAAGATGCTTGATCTCTTACGCCCGATATACCGCAAGACGGCGACATACGGACACTTCGGGCGTGAAGAGCCTGAGTTCACCTGGGAGAAGACGGACAAAGCTGACGATTTGCTGCGTGAAGCAGGACCGGCAGCTGCGTGAGGGCGGCTGGATCAAGCGCATGCGGCAACCCATTTCAACTCGCGAGACCACGCCCGGCCGGCATGGCAAGAAGCCGGCTCGGGTTTTTGGCGGAGATTTTGATGCGGATTATGACGTGCTCTGCATCGGTAATGCCATTGTCGACATCATCGCCCAGTGCGACGAGGCATTCCTCGAGACCAACGGCATCATCAAGGGAGCGATGAACCTCATCGACACAAGGCGCGCCGAGCTGCTCTACAGCCGCATGGGTCCGGCGATCGAGGCCTCCGGCGGCAGCGCCGGCAACACGGCGGCCGGCGTCGCCAGCTTTGGCGGCCGCGCCGCCTTCTTCGGCAAGGTCTCCAACGATGCGCTGGGCGAAATCTACGCCCACGACATCCATGCGCAAGGCGTCGCCTTCGACACCACGCCGCTCAAGGGTGAACCGCCGACGGCGCGCTCGATGATCTTCGTCACGCCCGACGGCGAGCGCTCGATGAACACCTATCTCGGCGCCTGCGTCGAGCTCGGGCCTGAGGATGTCGAGGCGGACAAGGCCTCTGGCGCCAAGGTCACCTATTTCGAAGGCTATCTGTGGGATCCGCCGCGCGCCAAGGAAGCAATCCGCCAGACGGCGATGCTGGCGCACGCGGCAGGCCGCGAAGTGTCGATGACCCTGTCGGATTCGTTCTGCGTCGACCGCTACCGCGACGAGTTCCTCGAGCTGATGCGTTCGGGTACCGTCGACATCGTCTTTGCCAACAGCCACGAGATCAAATCGCTTTACCAGACGGCGTCGTTCGACGAAGCGCTGGCGCAGATTCGCAAGGATTGCCGCATCGCCGCCGTGACCCGA
Coding sequences:
- a CDS encoding helix-turn-helix domain-containing protein; its protein translation is MLTLVNRVRTAAHLDRLRILGLCAHADLTVGELADITSLPREQVRRHVRRLVRANFLCCNEQRPQSSYHMQAGGKDGGLAQLVVDLLPHDDGHHKRDLQRLEAIQDARLKGPPA
- the glyA gene encoding serine hydroxymethyltransferase codes for the protein MDNSAGGAIAQPDTYGRPHLAAVDSRVRELLLRQERQERTTLKLIASENFASSAVLEATGSIFTNKYAEGYPGARYYAGNEIVDELETLAIERLKALFGSEHANVQPYSGSPANQAVYRALLSPRDKVMGLPLPEGGHLTHGWSVNFSGSDYQRVPYRLHEKTQQIDYDHLRETAKRERPKLIWVGGTAYPRIFDYAAMAEIASEVNSYLVADIAHISGLVVAGVHPNPVPHCDVVTSTSHKSIRGPRGGFILSRNEDRYQPLHHPKSKHNLAKRIDRAVFPLLQGGPHMNTIAALAVALQEAANSSFRVYGQQIVHNAKALAQALLERGYELVTGGTDNHMLILDLRDRPLSGKAYAERLSRAGIIANFNMVPGDRRHPALTSGIRLGTPAVTSMGMRETEMVQIAAFIDSVCRQPDDQEVHASVRRDVADFCTAFDVPGIPDR
- the metK gene encoding methionine adenosyltransferase, which codes for MTRQFVFSSESVGAGHPDKMADNISDAILDAVLRTDPKARVACEVLVKTGMVVVAGEITSHAHIDYSQVARDTILDIGYDDDAIGFDGRRCAVVLALTEQSPDISQGVDEGRGQDLGQGAGDQGIMFGFACNETDTLMPLPIQLAHHLTKRQAEVRKAGQLGWLRPDVKSQVSVRYEGLRPVALDTIVLSTQHDEAVSQATVREGVIEEIIKPVLPAHLDTSGIRFLVNPTGRFVVGGPAGDCGLTGRKIIVDSYGGTGRHGGGAFSGKDPSKVDRSAAYAARYVAKNIVASGLAEVCEVQLAYAIGVASPVSVMVNTFGTARIEEKRIERLVLEVFNLRPKGIIKMLDLLRPIYRKTATYGHFGREEPEFTWEKTDKADDLLREAGPAAA
- a CDS encoding adenosine kinase codes for the protein MRQPISTRETTPGRHGKKPARVFGGDFDADYDVLCIGNAIVDIIAQCDEAFLETNGIIKGAMNLIDTRRAELLYSRMGPAIEASGGSAGNTAAGVASFGGRAAFFGKVSNDALGEIYAHDIHAQGVAFDTTPLKGEPPTARSMIFVTPDGERSMNTYLGACVELGPEDVEADKASGAKVTYFEGYLWDPPRAKEAIRQTAMLAHAAGREVSMTLSDSFCVDRYRDEFLELMRSGTVDIVFANSHEIKSLYQTASFDEALAQIRKDCRIAAVTRSEKGSVIVRGDETVVIKATAIKELIDTTGAGDLYAAGFLHGYTQGRDLQTCGDLGSLAAGLVIQQIGPRPRQNLRREAEQAGLTIPDVQTS